The Fundulus heteroclitus isolate FHET01 chromosome 13, MU-UCD_Fhet_4.1, whole genome shotgun sequence genome contains a region encoding:
- the ldlrap1a gene encoding low density lipoprotein receptor adapter protein 1-B isoform X1: MDALRSAGRAIVRSPSMAKQSWSAGRHRKLPENWTDTRETILEGMTFNLRHLGMTLVDQPKGEQLSAAAVKRIFATTKASGKKPQKVSLKVSPQGIIMLDRSTNKLLESVSIYRISYCTVDKVHDKVFAYIAQNNLNGTLECHAYLCSKRKVAQAVALTVAQAFTVAFELWQVAKEEKGERVKSGSAGDASSSSRSERSNSLGSLKGTDAATEILLDLDVKAAVESNGKTGEEQLDNHRSSETNNIPAPEIEDGLDEAFSRLAASRTNPQVLDIGVTPRDWLAEPDWNSADGNTRHCFGSYKDDV; the protein is encoded by the exons AGCTTCCAGAGAACTGGACAGATACACGGGAGACCATTTTAGAGGGGATGACCTTTAACCTCCGGCACCTCGGCATGACGCTTGTGGATCAACCCAAAGGAGAGCAGCTGTCGGCTGCTGCTGTGAAGAGGATTTTTGCCACG ACTAAAGCCAGTGGGAAGAAGCCCCAGAAGGTTTCTCTGAAGGTTTCCCCTCAAGGGATCATCATGTTGGACAGATCTACCAACAAACTTCTTGAAAGTGTCTCTATATACAG GATATCCTACTGCACGGTGGACAAGGTGCACGATAAAGTGTTTGCCTACATCGCTCAGAACAACCTCAATGGGACCCTGGAGTGCCACGCCTACCTCTGTTCCAAGAGAAAAGTG GCGCAGGCAGTGGCCCTGACAGTCGCCCAGGCCTTCACAGTAGCCTTTGAGCTGTGGCAGGTGGCGAAGGAAG AGAAGGGGGAGAGAGTGAAGTCTGGTTCTGCGGGAGACGCCAGCAGCAGCTCCCGCTCGGAAAGGTCCAACAGTTTGGGGAGCCTAAAAGGAACAG ATGCAGCGACAGAAATCCTTTTAGACCTGGACGTGAAGGCGGCTGTGGAGAGTAATGGGAAGACAGGCGAGGAGCAGCTGGATAACCACAGGTCCTCTGAGACCAACAACATCCCCGCCCCG gaaATAGAAGACGGTTTGGATGAAGCCTTTTCCAG ACTGGCAGCATCGCGTACTAACCCCCAGGTCTTGGACATTGGGGTGACGCCTCGAGACTGGCTCGCTGAACCTGACTGGAACAGCGCTGACGGAAACACTCGCCACTGCTTCGGCTCATACAAGGACGACGTGTGA
- the ldlrap1a gene encoding low density lipoprotein receptor adapter protein 1-B isoform X2, producing MDALRSAGRAIVRSPSMAKQSWSAGRHRKLPENWTDTRETILEGMTFNLRHLGMTLVDQPKGEQLSAAAVKRIFATTKASGKKPQKVSLKVSPQGIIMLDRSTNKLLESVSIYRISYCTVDKVHDKVFAYIAQNNLNGTLECHAYLCSKRKVAQAVALTVAQAFTVAFELWQVAKEEKGERVKSGSAGDASSSSRSERSNSLGSLKGTDAATEILLDLDVKAAVESNGKTGEEQLDNHRSSETNNIPAPEIEDGLDEAFSSSALDSYGSFPDWQHRVLTPRSWTLG from the exons AGCTTCCAGAGAACTGGACAGATACACGGGAGACCATTTTAGAGGGGATGACCTTTAACCTCCGGCACCTCGGCATGACGCTTGTGGATCAACCCAAAGGAGAGCAGCTGTCGGCTGCTGCTGTGAAGAGGATTTTTGCCACG ACTAAAGCCAGTGGGAAGAAGCCCCAGAAGGTTTCTCTGAAGGTTTCCCCTCAAGGGATCATCATGTTGGACAGATCTACCAACAAACTTCTTGAAAGTGTCTCTATATACAG GATATCCTACTGCACGGTGGACAAGGTGCACGATAAAGTGTTTGCCTACATCGCTCAGAACAACCTCAATGGGACCCTGGAGTGCCACGCCTACCTCTGTTCCAAGAGAAAAGTG GCGCAGGCAGTGGCCCTGACAGTCGCCCAGGCCTTCACAGTAGCCTTTGAGCTGTGGCAGGTGGCGAAGGAAG AGAAGGGGGAGAGAGTGAAGTCTGGTTCTGCGGGAGACGCCAGCAGCAGCTCCCGCTCGGAAAGGTCCAACAGTTTGGGGAGCCTAAAAGGAACAG ATGCAGCGACAGAAATCCTTTTAGACCTGGACGTGAAGGCGGCTGTGGAGAGTAATGGGAAGACAGGCGAGGAGCAGCTGGATAACCACAGGTCCTCTGAGACCAACAACATCCCCGCCCCG gaaATAGAAGACGGTTTGGATGAAGCCTTTTCCAG CTCTGCTCTGGATAGCTATGGCTCATTTCCAG ACTGGCAGCATCGCGTACTAACCCCCAGGTCTTGGACATTGGGGTGA